The Lynx canadensis isolate LIC74 chromosome A2, mLynCan4.pri.v2, whole genome shotgun sequence DNA segment ggatgggtggatgggtggatggatggatggatgggtgggtggatgggtgggtggatggatggtaggtggatggatggatggatggatacgtggatggatggataggtggatggatggatggatggatggatggataggtgggtggatggatggatggatggatggataggtggatggatggatggatggataggtggatggatgaatggatgggtggatggatgggtggatggatggatggataggtggatggatggatgcatggatggatggatggatgagtagatggatggatggataggtggatggatggatggataggtgggtggatggatggatggatggatggatgaatggatggacgggtggatggatgggtggatggatggatggataggtggatggatggatgcatggatggatggatgcatggatggatggatggatgagtggatggatggatggataggtggatggatgggtggatggatggatgggtggatgggtgggtggatgggtgggtggatggatggatggatggatggataggtgggtagatggataggtggatggatggatggatagatggatagatgggtaagtgggtgatgggtggaTGATTGCTGGTATGAATGTGCGCATATGCATGTAGGTCTTGACTCTGGAAGATACTTCAGGCTTCTTTGTTCTATACTCTTTCCAGAAAGACCCAGGATGCCCCACATTCCAGAAGCTACAGAGGTCCATGGTGTGTATGTAGGCAGTGGGGGTTGAATCCTCCTGGAGGCTTAGGATGAGCTGTTGGAAGTGGGATCAGAGCTCTGCCTAGAGTTGCCCCATGCAGGTATGGGCTGAAGACTAGGGCACtatgggtggggagaggagagtggCTGCCCTAACATGCTGGTGCACTTTGGAACTTGGCAGGGGGGGTCCCCACAAATGATGCTTTTGCTCAGGCAGTAACCCTCGACTGGAGGCTAGAACTGAGCTTCCAGAGACCACGTGGACCACCACCAGGAAAGGTGTTACCCGGGTAGGGGTTGAGGGGAAAGGATCCTGAGGACCCAGTGGGCACCCATTACCACGGGCCAGGAGGGTTGAACAGGACACTTTCCTGGATGTCTTGGGGGAGGGAAAGCAGGTCTGAGCCACATCTGTGTCAGGACCTAAGCTGAGATTGTCTTGTTACCTCTGGAGAAGAAGAGAGGCTGCCCCCACTTCCCACGCCTCCCTGCCTGGCACTGGGCGTTCACTGTCTCTTCTACCTGTCTAGTAACCCACCACCTGACCAGCCCTCCATCAGTGCACCAATTTATATGCTCATCGACCCTTCTACCCATCCTTCCACAGACCTGTCCATCTACTACTCCTTCCCTTCATTCATCTGTCtgttcttccatccatccatctgtctatccacCCGTTAGGCTAGCAAACCCACATACACAGCCTTTTCTCTGTTCTAAGCTGTCCTCACAGCAATCCTATGAGgaaatgctattattattcccactttacagatgagatgtagaaagtgagacacagagaggttaagtgacttccccaagaacacacagctggtaaatggcagagctgtcTGACCTGACAGGCTGAGCTCTGAACCTCCCAGTTTTCTGTTCAGCCATCTAGCCACCCTTATAGCTGTCCATCATTCAGTCCCTTCACTCACCTGTCACTGTCCATCCAGTGGCCCATCCATCGCTGTCACCCATCCATCCTGAAGGTAATGCAGTTAGAGAACCAGGGGCCCTGAGGGGAGAGAAGGCCCGGACTGCCCATCTGGCTGGGCTGGGGtggactgggggggtggggtgggctgccCCGGGCTGGGCAGGGCTGCATGAGGCTGGAGGGAATTAGCCGAGTGACTGCCAGGATCATCTAATTAGGAACGCTAGTGATAAGAAGATAGGATCGAGGGTGATTAGAATCCTTTTAAAAAGCCACTCCATTAattacagagacagagaggggcctCTGGCTGCTCAGAATACCAATTGGCTGCCTAATCGGCCTCCATCAGCTCGCCCTGGGGAGGGTTCCTGGGaccgctgtgtgaccttggttgtgccctgccctctctgggcctccccgTGCATGCACTGGATCAGGCTCTTCCTGAGATCACCTGGTCACCCAaggtcctctttctcttcccaggcCATGGCTTGcggggggggcaggcaggcccGCCTGAGGCCCTGAGGGTGGGCCTCAGACTGGGGACACAGAGGCCGCAAGCCAGGGAGGTTAGTCTGGCTCCCCAGGGAGGAGGCAGTCCTGACGGGGAGGATTTTTCCCACCGCACCGGTGAATGAGGACAgcaagggtcagagagggaaagtgagcaAACAGCCAGTGGTGGTCAAGGCTGTGGGGGCTGAGCTCAAGTCATGCCTGCACATCCCTGTGTCCTCACGCAGGCCCTGGGGAGGGACCCAGACGCCTCTGCTCTTAACACTTTTGGTCTTAGGATTTCAGAGGACATGACTCAGAACCATTTTCGGCAGGGAAAATCACCTCTGCCAAGTTCCACACCTTCGTCTGTAGGAAGCTCGCCCCACTTCGTCCTTGGTAAGCTGGAGAGGGCCCCCCATCTTCTGGGCTCCTTGGGCAATGAGCAGCTGAGATCTGCCTCTGTGTTGTATGCCCATCCTATAAGCCCTGGGACAGCCCTGAACCCTGGGGGTCTCCAGCCCTGTCTCCATCCTCGCTGCCTCCTACAGACGGACCACCCTAGGGTGGGGCCTCAggctgagcacagggcctggggtCAGAACAGTGCTGATCTTTGCTGGGGGAGCTCCAGGACCACAGGAAAGTTCCTCTTTGCAAAGACATTACAGGTCAAGTCTCAGGCAAGGCAGGCAGAGGGGACCCTGGGTCGAGGGAAGCATCTCATCATCCTGGGTCCCTTGTCTCTTAATTGGATGTAACCAGACACACAGCGTCCTGATTGCGTGGCCACGGGACCCTCAGGCATCTCCTGTAGTGGTGCCATTGCCACCAACTCCCCGACGGATGTTGCATGACCCCATTAGCATCACCGTAAACGTATGACCATCCCTATGTCCACCATCaacctccctcttccccaccatcGCTGTTACCATCGGCATTATGACCGTCCCCGCCTCCTCCAGTATCGCCAGCGATCGCACCAGGTCACTATCATCACACCGTCACCACTGCCACATCCCGCCTCTGACGCCACCGCCACCGTCACCACCCGCCTCCACCTCGACAGTGTTCACGTTACGCTGACCCACGTCACCGCCATTAGTGTCACCAACACCATCTTTGTCTCAGCCAGTGTCACCCTCGCCACGACACCATTGCTACCGTCACTGCCGCTACCATTACTGTCGTCACCACCACCGTGTCACCACCGGTGTGACCTGGCCCAGTGTCCCCACTGCCCACCTCCCTCTTCATGCCCACCGTCTTTGTCACGTCTGTCACCCCCACTGCCTGCACCACCTTCCCCTGAGCCACTGTCACCATGACCGCGTGCACACAGCTGCTGACCGTGACAGGTATGAAGACACAAAGTGTGAGTTTTCACGACCAGGGGACGACCTCGGCGCGTAAAGATCAGGGAAACGAGGCATCGCTGACGGTCTTGGTCTGCTGCCCCAAAGTGGCGAGATCTTAAGAGTTTGCCTGGAAGCTGCTGGAATCTCACGATCTTCcgggaagccccccccccccgctgccacCCCGCCCCTAAGCATCTCAGCCTGCATCTGTGGAGGGGGGTTGTTCTCAGAGGGTTGCCCAGAACTTCCTGCAGACCTCCAGTTGCCATCGGCCCACAACGGCCTCTCTCTCCGCTTTCTGTAGCTCATGCATTGGCAGACTCCACCCTGGAACCACATGGGGAAGGGGATTCTGGAAAATCTTCCCAAATTCTCTAGGACGCCGAGGGGACCATGGAGGAGGGAGGTGGCAACGCTGAGTTAGCAACAGAAACTCCAGGACACCACACCTGCTGCTTCATCACCATCAGCATCAACACCGTAGCTAGAGCACATCGTGACTGTTGTCAGCAAGCCCTCCATTGCTGTCACAGGTCCTGTCGTGTTGAGCAGCACTTCTGTCACCAGAGCATTGCCATCGCCGGCAGCACCagggccaccccccaccccccgcatgCTGCAGGATCACCCACTCCCTAAGAGGATTGTGCCTCCCCACCTGTAGCCTGAGACGTGCGAACCCTTCCTGAAGGAGTGCCATTCCCCACCTCGCTGATGCTGGCCTTGGCCTCATGGCATGAGCAAGGGTGACGTACATCCCATCCCGGGAGAAGTTTCCAGAGGCACTCCGCCTTTCGCCCGGCtctttctcccaccctctctgccacGAGAATGCCACGTTCCAGACCGGAGCCCTTCCTCATCCGGAATCCCAGATGAGAAGACGTGCGAGTTGGAACCCCAGCAGCTGACAGAAGTGGGCAAGGCCTAAATGGCTGTCATAAGGCTCTGGGATGTGGGGGTTGTTACCAAAGCAAAGCTGTACAACACGCAACTTCCTCTACTCCATTGCCTTCGTCACCATCACCGTCACCAACGTCACCACCTCCAGGACCATGGCTGCCATGACCACCCTCCCCAATAGTAGCCTTTCCATCACCTCCCCACCACACCTCCACTGTCGCTATCAATGGTGCCCAATGACCGTCCATCCCGTCCATTGTTACACGTCCAGGGTCAGTGTCACCACCACCAGCACCTCGTCTGTCATTATCAACTCCACTATCACTGCCATACTTACTCTCACCCTCACCACTGCCTCCACGTCAGAAATGCTACCCTAATCACCTCCACCATGTTAACGATGCCTTACTGGCCACCACACACCCCCTTCGCCATCACTGTCCCCACAGTCGTCACCGAGAACTGGGCAGGCAGGCAGCTTTCCCCAGCTCCAATGGGCAGGCCCGTCGAGAACAGGTTGTGACTGCAGTGACAGAAacagttacaaaaataaagaagcgtTTTCATCTGTAGCTACACTCAGTGGACTTATTCTCGGTTGTCTATTTCCTCTACTGAGTGATATGTGTTAGGTGTCAGCCCATGTGGCAGATGGACACGGGGCACAGAGGACAAGTCCTGCTCCTGGGGAGGTGTATGGGGGTGACAGCGTCTCTCACTCTAGGTCAGGCTTGCAAAGTGtctccagattctgtgttccaCCTCCTGGCATTTGGGATTGGCCAGAACCTGCTGTTCCCTGTTAGGTTCTGGGAATGTAGCACtgacaggaaggaaaggaagagagaaagagagagagagtacagacaGGGGTATGGGGTAGGGACTAGAGAAAGGAAGacgggcagggaaggaaggaaggagagaaggcagaggaatgccttcttaaaaaattttttttattacatttatttatttttgagacacagagtgcaagcgggagaggggcagagagagagagagagagagagacagaatccaaagcaggctccaggttctgagccgtcagtacagagcccaactcagggctcgagcccaggaagcgtgagatcatgaccagagctgaagtcagacacttaaccgactgagccacccaggcgccccaggaatgccTTCTTAGGTAGGACTTAGTGATCCCAACAGCTCTCTCCTCGCGGGTGCGCTTACTAGGCAGTTTAGCCTGTGTTCCACCCCAGctggaggagggtgaggggaagggagtaAGAGACGTCAATCAGTAAATCAGTATAGTTCCTTGCTATTTCTAAGTACGATCATGGGATCGTAGAATTAAGGATCTACATGGGAGCAAgaattaaggaaatgtaaatgcCTAGGAACCTGTGGTTACCTCACTCACCTTGCTAGCTTACTAAgtcacaaactgggtgacttaacagaggggcgcctgggtggctcagtcagttaagcgttcgactctcggtttcagcacaggtcatgatctcacggtccatgagttcgagccacgcgtcgggctctgtgttgacagtgtggagtctgcttgggattctgtgtctcccttgctccctatgcctcccccactcacactgtctctgtctttctcacaaataaataaacttaaaaaaaaaaaaaaaagaacaaaagcccCAAACGGCAGAAATGTAAcctctcacagtcctggaggccggaagtccaaaAGCAAGGTGTCACAGGGCCACACAccctccctctggcctctggCGACTTCGGGCTCTCCCTGCGCCACACTGCTACCCCTCTGTTCTGTACGTCTCTGTAAGGACACTTGATAATCCAGGATGCTCTCATCTCGACACCcctaatttaattacatctgcaaagatctctcctccaaataagatcacattcacaggttccagcgATTAGGACAGGGACGTAGCTTTTGGGGAGGCCACGATCTAACCCACTACACCCATCATCaatcctgatttctctttcttccagagTTTCGCGGAATGCTTCTTTCAATTTGCTGTCCTCAGGCAGCCCTgggtttgcctctgtctctctctcactgacctgctgtgtgaccctgagtaCATCCTgcatgtctctgagcctcagtcattaaacaaacatttactgataGCCAGGGACGGAACACCTCTGCCTTTGTGGGGCTGACCTCTGAGGATCTGACCCGATTAAGGGGTACAAGAAGAATGAATTCCCGCGCCTGCCTCCCTGCCTGATTCCCCACTTCGGGCCCCCTCACTCCATCCCAACAACCCAGCCAGCGGGCTAAGTGGGCCTGTGGCAGGaaggcctccctccccctccctgaccAAGGCGCACCTAGGCCCCATCCTGCGACAGATTCTGCCTCTGCTCCTTGGCTCCCAAGAGCTCAGCCAACAGACCCGGCGTGACCAAACTCCAAATTCCAGGCCCACCAAGGTGCCCACCTCTTTGGCAGGGGCAGGCCAGGTCCAGAGCTGGGGGATTTGCCCCGCCCGGGGGGGCTGATGTCACAAAGGGCCCAGCCTCTGCTCCGCAGGGGGGCCTGCCACTGGCCTGGCCCCACTGTGGCAgtgctccctccccctccccctgtcagTGGAGGCGCCCACCTGTCCCTGAGAACTGGTATTATGAAAGGGTAGACTCACTGGGCAGAGCCGTGCCCGGAGCCAGTAGATTCCAGCAAGGCCCCCCCGCTGAGGGAGCCACACCAGCTGCCGCCTCCTCTGAGCCCATCCCTGCCACCCAGGCCACCGGTGCCCACCTCGCCTTCTCCCCCACCTTcgcctcccccttctccccacccccgcctcggCATGGCCAACTATTACGAAGTGCTGGGGGTGCAGGCGAGCGCCTCCCCAGAGGACATCAAGAAGGCCTACCGCAAGCTGGCCTTGCGCTGGCACCCGGACAAGAACCCCGACAACAAGGAGGAGGCTGAGAAGAAGTTCAAGCAGGTGTCCGAGGCCTACGAGGTGCTGTCTGACTCCAAGAAGCGCTCCGTGTACGACCGAGCGGGCTGCAACAGCTGGCGGGCCGGTGGCGGGGCCAGCACCCCCCACAGCAGCCCCTTCGACACCGGCTACACCTTCCGTAACCCCGAGGACATCTTCCGCGAGTTTTTCGGCGGCCTGGACCCCTTCTCGTTCGACTTCTGGGACACCCCTTTCAACAGCAACCGCGCTGGCCAGGGCCACGGACTGAGGGGGGCCTTCTCGGCCGGCTTCGGCGAGTTCCCGGCCTTCATGGAAGCCTTCTCGTCCTTCGACGCCCTGAGCCGGGGTGGTGGTGCCAGCCACACCACCTTCTCATCCACCTCCTTCGGGGGCTCCGGCAGCTCGGGGTTCAAGTCGGTGATGTCGTCTACCGAGCTGATCAACGGACACAAGGTCACCACCAAGCGCATCATGGAGAACGGGCAGGAGCgcgtggaggtggaggaggacgGGCGGCTCAGATCCGTGACCATCAATGGCAAGGAGCAGCTCAAGCAGGTGGACAAGTGACCCAGGCCGCCTGGGCCCCTGGCCTGCCACCCGCCGCCGCGCCCCAGGGTGTGAGTGCGGCTGATGCTTAATAAAGGTGCCAAGTGAGTTCATGAGAACAGCTTGCCCAcatgtggctggggtggggggttgctggGGAGCGTGGGGAACCTGC contains these protein-coding regions:
- the DNAJB8 gene encoding dnaJ homolog subfamily B member 8, whose translation is MANYYEVLGVQASASPEDIKKAYRKLALRWHPDKNPDNKEEAEKKFKQVSEAYEVLSDSKKRSVYDRAGCNSWRAGGGASTPHSSPFDTGYTFRNPEDIFREFFGGLDPFSFDFWDTPFNSNRAGQGHGLRGAFSAGFGEFPAFMEAFSSFDALSRGGGASHTTFSSTSFGGSGSSGFKSVMSSTELINGHKVTTKRIMENGQERVEVEEDGRLRSVTINGKEQLKQVDK